A genomic region of Kribbella sp. NBC_00382 contains the following coding sequences:
- a CDS encoding winged helix-turn-helix transcriptional regulator has product MDKAADEVEYDVFGAACPSRPVLEDVTGRWGALAMGALADGPMRFNELRRRVEGVSQKMLAQSLQALERDGLVNREVQSTFPLKVEYSLTPTGEVLAAKLLDLIGYLTSSMPGILDAQESYDKSRA; this is encoded by the coding sequence GTGGACAAGGCTGCGGACGAGGTGGAGTACGACGTGTTCGGCGCCGCCTGCCCGTCCCGGCCGGTGCTCGAGGACGTGACCGGGCGGTGGGGCGCGCTCGCGATGGGCGCGCTCGCCGACGGCCCGATGCGGTTCAACGAGCTGCGCCGGCGGGTCGAGGGGGTCAGCCAGAAGATGCTGGCGCAGTCCCTGCAGGCGCTCGAGCGGGACGGACTGGTGAACCGCGAGGTCCAGTCGACGTTCCCGCTGAAGGTGGAGTACAGCCTGACGCCGACTGGTGAAGTACTGGCCGCCAAGCTCCTCGACCTGATCGGCTACCTGACGAGCAGCATGCCCGGCATCCTCGATGCCCAGGAGTCCTACGACAAGTCCCGCGCCTGA
- a CDS encoding ester cyclase codes for MIDRRSLIRNSSAAGFGALALTAVSSGTELAYGSTGHPSGFPEGLSRGERRHLQIFDELDFDVFTHQKWDRLGESHARNIRVHWPDGHFTDGIDKHIADLAALFVWAPDTRIREHPFRLANGQLTAVTGFMKGTFTKPMPDGKGGFIQPTGKAYSLPMATVGIWNKRNTMDEEYLFWDNQTFYAQIGLG; via the coding sequence ATGATCGACCGACGTTCTCTGATCAGGAACAGCAGCGCGGCAGGCTTCGGTGCGCTGGCACTGACCGCGGTGAGCAGTGGTACCGAACTCGCCTATGGCTCCACCGGCCACCCCTCCGGCTTTCCAGAGGGCCTGTCGCGCGGAGAGCGCCGGCATCTGCAGATCTTCGACGAGCTCGACTTCGACGTCTTCACCCACCAGAAGTGGGACCGGCTCGGCGAGAGCCACGCCCGCAACATCCGGGTGCACTGGCCCGACGGGCACTTCACCGACGGCATCGACAAGCACATCGCCGACCTGGCCGCCCTGTTCGTCTGGGCGCCGGACACCCGGATCCGGGAGCACCCGTTCCGCCTCGCCAACGGCCAGCTGACCGCCGTCACCGGCTTCATGAAGGGCACCTTCACCAAGCCGATGCCCGACGGCAAGGGCGGTTTCATCCAGCCGACCGGCAAGGCCTACTCGCTCCCGATGGCCACCGTCGGCATCTGGAACAAGCGCAACACGATGGACGAGGAGTACCTGTTCTGGGACAACCAGACCTTCTACGCCCAGATCGGTCTCGGCTAA
- a CDS encoding IclR family transcriptional regulator domain-containing protein, whose amino-acid sequence MVGDASTTPGSGGTFLQGLERGLAVIRAFDAERPTLTLSEVAREVGITPATARRILLTLEELGYVRSDDRRFSLTPRVLALGWAYLSSLDLGDIAGPFMEELSLKTRESCSIATLDLPDIVYVARVPTRRIMTVALGVGARLPAYVTSMGRVLLADAPAGEVAAYLAALEPEAMTDHTVTSVDELGELIKQAGVDGYALVDQELELGLRSIAVPIRDSRGRAVAALNVSAHASRSTRASLQCEVLEPLLDCADQIGTALRRRGRI is encoded by the coding sequence ATGGTTGGTGATGCGTCTACAACCCCTGGCTCGGGTGGCACGTTCCTCCAGGGGCTCGAGCGCGGGCTGGCCGTGATCCGGGCGTTCGACGCCGAGCGGCCGACGCTGACCTTGAGCGAGGTGGCCCGCGAGGTCGGCATCACGCCCGCGACGGCACGACGGATCCTGCTCACGCTGGAGGAGCTCGGCTACGTCCGGAGCGACGACCGGCGCTTCTCGCTGACACCGCGAGTGCTGGCGCTCGGCTGGGCCTACCTGTCCTCGCTGGACCTCGGCGATATCGCCGGCCCGTTCATGGAGGAGCTCAGCCTCAAGACCCGCGAGTCCTGCTCGATCGCGACGCTGGACCTGCCGGACATCGTGTACGTCGCCCGCGTACCCACCAGGCGGATCATGACGGTTGCGCTCGGCGTGGGTGCGCGCCTACCGGCGTACGTGACCTCCATGGGTCGAGTGCTGCTGGCTGATGCGCCCGCGGGTGAGGTGGCGGCGTACCTGGCAGCTCTGGAGCCGGAAGCGATGACGGATCACACCGTGACGTCGGTGGATGAGCTGGGGGAGCTGATCAAGCAAGCGGGGGTCGACGGCTATGCGCTGGTCGACCAGGAGTTGGAGCTGGGGTTGCGGTCGATCGCAGTACCGATCAGGGATTCGCGTGGCCGAGCCGTTGCGGCTCTCAACGTCTCGGCCCACGCATCCCGCTCCACCCGCGCGTCGTTGCAATGCGAAGTACTGGAACCGCTGCTCGACTGCGCCGACCAGATCGGTACTGCGCTGCGCCGGCGCGGGCGGATCTAG
- a CDS encoding CoA transferase subunit A, which translates to MTSPVPLAEAIAAHVHDGDTVALEGFTHLIPFAAAHEIARQGRRHLTLVRMTPDLIYDQLIGLGCADEIVFSYGGNPGVGSLHRLRDAVENHWPHRLVVHEHSHAGLANAYSAGAARLPFAVLRGYRGTDLEEQTDIISRVTCPFTGEELAAVKAVNPDVSVIHAQLADREGNVMLWGITGVQREAVLAAKRAIVTVEEVVDEFPERTGAVILPNWVLSAVSVVPNGAWPSYAAGYSVRDNDFYQQWDAISRDRDAFLAWAAENDLKETSDV; encoded by the coding sequence ATGACAAGTCCAGTGCCCCTCGCCGAGGCGATCGCCGCGCACGTGCACGACGGGGACACGGTCGCGCTGGAGGGATTCACGCACCTGATCCCCTTCGCGGCTGCCCATGAGATCGCCCGCCAGGGCCGTCGCCACCTGACGCTGGTACGGATGACGCCTGACCTCATCTACGACCAGCTGATCGGTCTGGGCTGTGCTGACGAGATCGTCTTCTCGTACGGCGGTAACCCGGGCGTGGGGTCCCTGCACCGGCTGCGCGATGCAGTGGAGAACCACTGGCCGCACCGACTCGTAGTACACGAGCACAGCCATGCAGGGCTCGCCAACGCCTACTCCGCTGGCGCTGCGCGGCTGCCGTTCGCAGTACTGCGGGGCTACCGCGGTACTGACCTCGAGGAGCAGACAGACATCATCAGCCGGGTCACCTGCCCCTTCACCGGCGAGGAGTTGGCCGCGGTGAAGGCGGTGAACCCGGATGTGTCCGTGATTCACGCGCAGCTGGCTGATCGCGAGGGCAACGTGATGCTCTGGGGGATCACGGGAGTGCAGCGGGAGGCAGTGCTCGCTGCCAAGCGGGCCATCGTCACGGTGGAGGAAGTGGTCGACGAGTTCCCGGAGCGTACCGGCGCGGTGATCCTGCCGAACTGGGTGCTGTCGGCGGTGAGCGTCGTACCGAACGGTGCCTGGCCGTCGTACGCCGCTGGGTATTCCGTGCGCGACAACGACTTCTACCAGCAGTGGGACGCGATCTCGCGGGACCGCGACGCCTTCCTCGCCTGGGCTGCCGAGAACGATCTCAAGGAGACCAGCGATGTCTGA
- a CDS encoding CoA-transferase subunit beta, whose protein sequence is MSEWTSADMMNVAAARELLDGDVCLVGVGPPNLAANLARRTHAPNCRLVYESGAIDAKPRKLPLSIGDDDLAATAVSVVSVPEMFNFWVGAGRIDVGFLGAAQIDRYGNINTTVIGDHANPKTRLPGAGGAPEIAAAAGRVIVIVKQSPRTFVERVDFISSVGYGPTGRERQAPGAGPTLVITDHGVLQPDPATNELTMTRLHPGVTVDQAVAATGWALKVADSIEAVAEPTEVELTALRKLRNRELFDE, encoded by the coding sequence ATGTCTGAGTGGACCAGCGCGGACATGATGAACGTCGCCGCGGCGCGCGAGCTGCTCGACGGGGATGTGTGTCTGGTCGGTGTCGGGCCGCCGAACCTGGCGGCCAACCTGGCCCGGCGTACGCACGCGCCGAACTGCCGGCTGGTCTACGAATCGGGCGCGATCGACGCGAAGCCGAGGAAGCTGCCGCTGTCGATCGGTGATGACGACCTGGCCGCGACGGCGGTGTCGGTGGTGTCGGTACCGGAGATGTTCAACTTCTGGGTCGGGGCCGGGCGGATCGATGTCGGGTTCCTGGGCGCGGCGCAGATCGACCGGTACGGCAACATCAACACGACCGTGATCGGCGACCACGCGAACCCGAAGACCCGGCTGCCGGGCGCGGGCGGGGCGCCGGAGATCGCGGCGGCGGCCGGCCGGGTGATCGTGATCGTGAAGCAGTCGCCGCGGACCTTCGTCGAGCGCGTCGACTTCATCTCGTCCGTCGGCTACGGCCCGACCGGCCGCGAACGGCAGGCGCCAGGTGCGGGACCAACGCTGGTGATCACCGACCACGGGGTGCTGCAGCCGGATCCGGCGACCAACGAGCTGACGATGACGCGCTTGCATCCTGGTGTGACTGTGGATCAGGCTGTCGCTGCTACGGGGTGGGCGTTGAAGGTTGCCGACAGCATCGAGGCTGTTGCTGAGCCGACCGAGGTCGAGCTGACCGCCCTCCGGAAGCTGCGAAACCGGGAGCTCTTCGATGAATGA
- a CDS encoding maleylacetate reductase, protein MNESFTHVGLASRVVLGAGSLDRVADEIGLLGIDRVLLIATKSARDWADLVERSLGDRFAGRIDEVRQHVPKEKADAARAKALEVEATGIVAIGGGSAIGLAKAIALTAELSIIAVPTTYSGSEMTPVWGQTEGGDKTTGTDLKVLPKTVVYDPVLSHQLPLKVTAASVANALAHCVEATWTEKADPITDVIAVEAARALREGLLQVLANRTDLDARSNLLYGASLAGSAMASAGTGLHHKLCHLLGGTYNLPHAETHAAVLPQVTRVKAGDVPHAKARLEDALETTDLAAGLFDLFTAAKVPTSLRELGLTEAQSVEAAERFQATTGTDVRDIFARAWAGERPEGAS, encoded by the coding sequence ATGAATGAGTCCTTCACCCACGTCGGACTGGCCAGCCGGGTCGTCCTGGGCGCCGGCTCGCTCGATCGAGTAGCCGACGAGATCGGCCTGCTCGGCATCGACCGAGTGTTGCTGATAGCAACCAAGTCCGCCCGCGACTGGGCCGACCTGGTGGAGCGCTCACTCGGCGACCGCTTCGCCGGCCGGATCGACGAGGTCAGGCAACACGTGCCGAAGGAGAAGGCGGACGCCGCCCGCGCCAAGGCGCTGGAGGTCGAAGCCACGGGCATCGTCGCCATCGGCGGCGGCTCCGCCATCGGCCTCGCCAAAGCCATCGCGCTGACCGCAGAGCTCTCCATCATCGCGGTACCGACCACGTACTCCGGATCGGAGATGACTCCCGTCTGGGGTCAGACCGAGGGCGGAGACAAGACAACCGGTACCGATCTCAAAGTCCTCCCGAAGACCGTCGTCTACGACCCGGTCCTCAGCCACCAGTTGCCGTTGAAGGTGACGGCGGCGAGTGTTGCCAATGCGCTGGCGCATTGTGTGGAAGCCACCTGGACCGAGAAGGCTGATCCGATCACCGATGTCATCGCGGTCGAGGCCGCGCGGGCACTTCGCGAAGGACTCCTGCAGGTGCTGGCGAATCGCACCGACCTAGATGCTAGAAGCAACCTCTTGTACGGCGCGTCGTTGGCCGGCTCGGCGATGGCCAGTGCGGGAACAGGTCTGCACCACAAGCTTTGTCACCTGCTCGGCGGCACCTACAACCTGCCCCACGCGGAAACCCACGCAGCCGTCCTCCCCCAGGTCACCCGGGTCAAGGCGGGCGACGTACCGCACGCGAAGGCAAGGCTCGAGGACGCGTTGGAGACGACCGACCTGGCTGCCGGGCTGTTCGACCTGTTCACCGCAGCCAAGGTGCCGACCAGCCTGCGAGAGCTCGGACTGACCGAAGCCCAGTCGGTTGAAGCGGCAGAACGCTTCCAGGCAACGACCGGCACTGACGTAAGAGACATCTTCGCCCGCGCCTGGGCGGGCGAACGGCCTGAGGGAGCATCATGA
- a CDS encoding thiolase family protein — MRSAFLLDAVRTPVGKLGGALAGGRPDDLAAVALRELLVRHPGLDPALIEDVFLGNANGAGEENRDVARMAALLAGYPTSVPGTTVNRLCGSGLEAAIQAARAIETGDASLVVAGGVESMSRAPWVLPKPDKAYPHGSVMAESTSLGWRLINPRMPKEWAVSLGEATEQLADRYHVGREAQDLFALESHEKAGKAWAAGKFDAEIVPWEHLAPILPKKTTPLSRDESIRDGGTPDIMAKLKPAFRDGGTVTAGNASTLNDGASAVLIADEATAQGLGITPLARIASRAVHGVEPQYFGIAPVEASRKALAKAGIGWDDLTLVELNEAYAAQSLACLGEWPELDRAKVNVNGGAIALGHPLGSSGTRILTTLAHELRRRGGGYGLATLCIGVGQGIAMVIEA; from the coding sequence ATGAGATCCGCCTTTCTGCTGGACGCGGTCCGCACGCCCGTGGGCAAGCTCGGCGGTGCGTTGGCGGGTGGGCGTCCGGATGACTTGGCCGCCGTGGCTCTGCGGGAGTTGCTGGTCAGGCATCCCGGCCTTGATCCCGCGTTGATCGAGGACGTCTTCCTCGGCAATGCCAACGGTGCTGGTGAAGAGAACCGGGACGTAGCGCGGATGGCCGCTCTGCTTGCGGGCTATCCGACCAGTGTTCCCGGTACCACCGTCAACCGCCTCTGCGGATCCGGTCTGGAGGCCGCGATCCAAGCGGCCAGAGCGATCGAGACTGGAGACGCATCCCTCGTCGTGGCCGGTGGCGTCGAGTCCATGAGCCGCGCCCCGTGGGTACTTCCCAAACCAGACAAGGCTTACCCCCACGGCAGCGTGATGGCGGAGTCCACCTCGCTCGGCTGGCGACTCATCAACCCGCGGATGCCGAAGGAGTGGGCCGTCTCACTCGGCGAGGCCACCGAGCAGCTCGCCGACCGGTACCACGTCGGTCGCGAGGCGCAGGATCTCTTCGCCCTCGAGAGCCACGAGAAGGCCGGCAAGGCTTGGGCCGCTGGCAAGTTCGACGCCGAGATCGTCCCCTGGGAACACCTCGCGCCGATCCTCCCGAAGAAGACGACGCCGCTCTCCCGGGACGAGTCCATCCGCGACGGCGGAACCCCGGACATCATGGCGAAGCTCAAGCCCGCCTTCCGCGACGGCGGTACGGTCACCGCGGGCAACGCCTCCACCCTCAACGACGGCGCGTCCGCAGTACTGATCGCCGACGAGGCAACGGCCCAAGGCCTAGGCATCACTCCCCTGGCGCGGATCGCCAGCCGGGCGGTGCACGGGGTCGAACCCCAGTACTTCGGTATCGCCCCCGTCGAGGCCTCACGCAAGGCCCTCGCCAAGGCCGGAATCGGCTGGGACGACCTCACCCTGGTGGAACTCAATGAGGCGTACGCAGCGCAAAGCCTTGCCTGCTTGGGCGAATGGCCCGAGCTGGACCGCGCCAAGGTGAACGTGAACGGCGGAGCGATCGCGCTCGGGCATCCGCTCGGCAGCTCCGGTACGCGCATTCTGACCACGCTGGCGCATGAGCTGCGCCGTCGTGGTGGTGGTTACGGCTTGGCGACCCTCTGCATCGGTGTCGGCCAAGGAATAGCGATGGTCATCGAGGCATGA
- a CDS encoding intradiol ring-cleavage dioxygenase produces MDLAGDELTDAVVASFDGSTDERTKTVLSALVRHLHAFAREVELTEEEWFTGIDFLTRTGHKSTGTRQEFVLLSDVLGLSMLTVGLGNKKPAGATQSTVFGPFFVEGSPEIKLGDDLSNGAPGQPCLVSGRVLDLQGNPISKALVETWQADEDGFYDVQKDTDGPQNRGHLTTDAEGNYSFWAVRPVAYPIPDDGPVGELLRAGGRGPMRPAHIHFMVTAPGFSRLITHVFAAGDEHLHDDAVFGVKDSLIAEFTEHPAGTAPDGRELDQPYSTVQYDLVLATIEETRSL; encoded by the coding sequence ATGGATCTGGCTGGGGACGAGCTGACCGATGCGGTCGTGGCGAGTTTCGACGGGAGTACGGACGAGCGCACCAAGACGGTGCTGAGTGCGCTGGTCCGGCATCTGCATGCGTTCGCCCGGGAGGTCGAGCTGACCGAGGAGGAGTGGTTCACCGGGATCGACTTCCTCACCCGGACCGGCCACAAGTCGACCGGCACGCGACAGGAGTTCGTGTTGCTGTCCGACGTACTGGGGTTGTCCATGCTGACCGTTGGCCTGGGCAACAAGAAGCCGGCCGGCGCCACTCAGTCGACCGTGTTCGGGCCGTTCTTCGTCGAGGGTTCGCCGGAGATCAAGCTGGGTGACGACCTGTCCAACGGTGCGCCCGGCCAGCCCTGCCTCGTTTCGGGGCGCGTTCTGGACCTGCAGGGGAACCCCATCAGCAAAGCACTGGTGGAGACCTGGCAGGCGGACGAAGACGGTTTCTACGATGTACAGAAGGACACCGATGGTCCGCAGAATCGCGGGCACCTGACAACCGATGCTGAAGGCAACTACTCGTTCTGGGCGGTACGGCCGGTCGCCTACCCGATCCCGGACGACGGCCCGGTCGGCGAGCTGCTCCGGGCCGGCGGTCGCGGCCCGATGCGCCCGGCCCACATCCACTTCATGGTGACAGCGCCCGGATTCTCCAGGCTGATCACGCATGTCTTCGCCGCCGGTGACGAGCATCTGCACGACGATGCCGTCTTCGGGGTCAAGGACTCGCTGATCGCCGAGTTCACCGAGCACCCGGCCGGTACGGCGCCTGACGGACGCGAACTCGACCAGCCCTACTCGACCGTCCAGTACGACCTGGTGCTCGCCACCATCGAGGAGACCCGATCATTGTGA
- a CDS encoding FAD-dependent oxidoreductase, which produces METDVLIVGTGPAGGAASLFLSSYGIDNVVLTRYGWTANTPRAHITNQRTIELMRDMGIEDQITGKGTEHALMGQTAFCTSLAGEEIGRIRTWGTHPQRLADYTEASPTLPCDLPQTLFEPILVSTAASRGARLRFDTEYVSLEQDDDGVTATVRDRLSGETYQIRAKYLIGADGGRSKVAQDIGLPMAGSMDIEGSMNIVFEADLSKYVAHRPSVLYWVLQPGAQIGGIGAGLVRMVRPWNEWLIVWGYDINQPAPVVDEAMATEIVHNLVGDDTIDVKLKGTSVWSVNHMYAEKASVGRVFCMGDAIHRHPPSNGLGSNTSIQDAYNLAWKLALVLKGQASPKLLDTYDEERTPIAKQIVDRANKSRTQFGQIFHALGMTPDAPAGRTIDSRKDDTPAGAAQREELRKAIELKDYEFNAHGVELGQRYTSGAVVPDGTDEPAYTRDPELYYHPTTWPGARIPHCWLTSGTETVSTLDVVGKGRFTLLTGIGGEAWVKAARAIAEQTGVEVEAFVVGPGRELDDLYGDWARLREITDNGCLLVRPDAHIAYRSHELPTDPTAALGDAFQALLSR; this is translated from the coding sequence ATGGAAACCGATGTGCTCATCGTCGGCACCGGCCCAGCCGGTGGTGCCGCCTCCCTCTTCCTGTCCAGCTACGGGATCGACAACGTAGTACTGACTCGCTACGGCTGGACCGCCAACACCCCGCGGGCCCACATCACCAATCAGCGCACGATCGAGCTGATGCGCGACATGGGTATCGAGGACCAGATCACCGGCAAGGGCACCGAGCATGCGCTGATGGGCCAGACCGCCTTCTGCACAAGCCTTGCCGGCGAGGAGATCGGCCGGATCCGTACCTGGGGAACGCATCCGCAGCGCCTGGCCGACTACACCGAGGCCAGCCCGACACTCCCCTGCGACCTTCCGCAGACGCTGTTCGAGCCGATCCTGGTCAGTACTGCGGCCAGCCGCGGAGCCCGCTTGCGGTTCGACACCGAGTACGTGTCGCTGGAGCAGGATGACGACGGCGTGACCGCGACCGTCCGGGACCGGCTGTCGGGCGAGACGTACCAGATCCGGGCGAAGTACCTGATCGGCGCGGACGGCGGCCGGAGCAAGGTGGCCCAGGACATCGGGCTGCCGATGGCCGGCTCGATGGACATCGAGGGCTCGATGAACATCGTCTTCGAGGCGGACCTGTCGAAGTACGTCGCGCACCGGCCGAGCGTGCTCTATTGGGTACTTCAGCCAGGCGCGCAGATCGGTGGCATCGGCGCCGGCCTGGTAAGGATGGTCCGGCCGTGGAACGAGTGGCTGATCGTCTGGGGCTACGACATCAACCAGCCCGCGCCGGTCGTCGACGAGGCGATGGCGACCGAGATCGTGCACAACCTGGTGGGTGACGACACGATCGACGTGAAGCTGAAGGGCACCTCGGTCTGGAGCGTCAACCACATGTACGCCGAGAAGGCATCGGTCGGCCGGGTGTTCTGCATGGGTGACGCGATCCACCGGCACCCGCCGTCGAACGGGCTCGGGTCGAACACCTCGATCCAGGACGCGTACAACCTGGCCTGGAAGCTGGCGCTCGTCCTCAAGGGTCAGGCGTCGCCGAAGCTGCTCGACACGTACGACGAGGAGCGCACCCCGATCGCGAAGCAGATCGTGGATCGCGCGAACAAGAGCCGCACGCAGTTCGGACAGATCTTCCATGCGCTGGGGATGACTCCGGACGCGCCGGCCGGTCGAACGATCGACTCGCGCAAGGACGACACTCCCGCGGGTGCCGCGCAACGCGAGGAGCTGCGCAAAGCGATCGAGCTCAAGGACTACGAGTTCAACGCCCATGGTGTGGAGCTAGGTCAGCGGTACACCTCGGGTGCGGTCGTTCCGGACGGTACCGACGAACCGGCGTACACCAGGGATCCGGAGCTCTACTACCACCCGACTACCTGGCCGGGCGCGCGGATCCCGCACTGCTGGCTGACCAGTGGCACCGAGACCGTCAGCACGCTGGACGTGGTCGGCAAGGGCCGGTTCACCCTGCTCACCGGGATCGGTGGCGAGGCGTGGGTCAAGGCGGCCCGGGCGATCGCGGAGCAGACCGGCGTGGAGGTGGAGGCGTTCGTGGTCGGCCCTGGCCGGGAGCTGGACGACCTGTACGGCGACTGGGCGCGGCTGCGCGAGATCACCGACAACGGGTGCCTACTGGTCCGGCCGGACGCTCACATCGCCTACCGCTCGCACGAGCTGCCTACCGACCCCACCGCTGCGCTGGGAGACGCGTTCCAGGCTCTGCTCAGCCGGTAG